The window ctgaatgagtcttaatatgatgatctgggttgtgagtctgtttgaggtgcctaagtagggcaccagtcgcggcccacggggtcgggtcgtgacattactaaAGAGAGCCAGTAAGCCTATTTTTAAATGATGATGAAGACTTTCTTTTGAAATATCATGTCTGTGAATACACATCAAGCTTTTCATAGAGTTCAAATACTGTACAAACATCATAAATTTTCCATTACTGTtttgatggaaccttttcaatACTTTAGACATATTCAGAGATTCAGAAGAAGGCTGGGCATGAGATTTGCTTATCACTATTGCAATGGTAAAATATGGTTCTTTGTGAATGACAATGTAGATATAGAGGGAATACAAGATTCTGAGCAACAAATAACTGTAAAATTGTTTTTTCATGAATGGAATAGAGCGTTGATGATTACTATGGTTTATGCAAAGTTTGATTCTCTTGAAAGAATTAGTCTGTGGGATAGTTTGTATAGTCTTGCTGATCAAATGGATATGCCTTGGCTAGTAAGAggagatttcaatgttattatgaatGAAGATAACAAGATTGGAGGTTTACCTGTGTTCCTTGctgaatatgaagattttgctgTCTACATTAATTCATGTAAGTTGTTTGACAGTTAAGGGGAGTCTATTTACATTGTGGAATGGTCGGGCTGGTACTGATTGCATTTTCAAAAGGCTAGATAGGATGTTTGCAAATTCCAGTTTACAAGAATGGTTTGGGCATACGGAGTTGGAACATTTTTCAAGAACTGGCTCTGATCATGACCCTTTACTACTTACTTGTGGTGATACCTCTAATCATGTAAGTAAACCATTTAGATTCTTGAAGTTTTGGACAGAGCATGATTCTTTTTTGGAGGTAGTTAATCAAGGTTGGAATACTGATTTTGAAGGAGATGAATTTATAACCTTTAAATTGAAGCTGAAGAGTGTGAAGACTGCTTTATCTGGTTGGAGTAAGGAAACTTTTGGTGATATTTTCAAGCAATTGACAGTCAGGGAGGATATTGTGAGAGTCAAAGAATAATTATTTGAAGAAGAACCATCTCCTATGAATAGAATGGTGCTACAACAAGCATAAGCATAATTAAAGAAATATGTTCATTATGAGGAGGAATTCGGGAGACAAGTCACATATGACTTGCTTTGCTGAGGGTGATAATAATACAAGGTTCTTCCACAAACATAGTGAACGGTAGGAGGAAAATCCTACAGGTCAAGAGGATTCAAAATCATGAAGGTGCATGGATTGATGGAGGTACGTTATTGGCAGATGAGGCTGTTAGATTCTACCATCATCAGTTTTATCAAGAAGGTGCACAATCAGATTTTTCACTCTTACAACATGTTCCTAGTATGGTTACTCAGGAGTTTAACAATCAGCTTATAAGCATGCCTACTTTGGAAGATGTAAAGAAAGCAGTCTTTGAGTTATCTGGTGAAAGTTTAAGTGGTCCAGATGGTATGATTGGGAGTTTTTATCAGGTGTGTTGGGATATTGTAGGTGCTGACGTATACCATGCGGTGAAAGATTTCTTTGAAGGACAAACCTTACCAAAATCCATAACACATACCAATCTGGTACTTTTACTAAAAAAGGATAACATTAAGACTTTTGTTGATACGAGACCAATTAGTCTCAATGACTTCATTAACAAGGTTATTTCTAGGGTGGTACAGGATAAGCTTAAAGTTATTTTACCTTCACTAATTTCACCTAATCAATCTTGTTTTGTAAAGGAAAGATGCATCATTGAAAATTTCCTTTTAACTCAAGAAATAGTGACTGACATTAGGCTGAGGGGAAAACCAGCTAATGTGGTGCTTAAGCTTAATATGGAAAAGGCATATGATAGAGTTTCTTGGATGTTTTTAGTAAGGGTATTCAGAAAAATGGGATTGGCAGAAGTCTTCATAGATATAGTGTGGAGATTGATTGCAAATACCTGGTATTCAGTTCTACTTAATGGACAGGAATTTGTTTTTTTCCATTCCACAAGGGGTGTCAAACAAGGAGATGAACTTTCTCCTGCATTATTTATCTTGTCTGCAGAGGTGCTTTCTAGAGCATTGAACTCTTTATTTGAGTACAATGGTTTTAGAGGCTATGGTATGCCAAAATGGAGTGCTAAACTAAATTATCttgcatatgcagatgacacaatcATCTTTGCATATGCAGAAATAAGTCTTTAGAGCTGATTATGGGAGTGTTACAAGAATATGAGCAAGTGTCAGGACAACTTATTAATAAAGGCAAAAGTTCTTTCTATGTGTATAACAAGGTGTCTAATGTACTGGTACAACAAGAAGACGCAATTACTGTTTTTTCAAGAGGCTCATTTCCTTTACATATTTGGGATATCCAATAACACATTCAAGAAAGAGAAAGGCAGATTATAATGAATTAATAAAGAAGGTAAAGAATAAGCTGCAGGCCTAAAAAGGAAGATTAATGTCATTTGGAGGAAAAGTTGTATTGGTCAACAGTGTCTTGATGAGCATGCCAATACACTTATTATCATCTATCAGACCTCCAAAATGTGTTATTAATGACTTGCATAAAATATTTGCAATATTCTTTTGGAACAACAGTAAAGAAGGCATTGGTCATCATGGTTGAATCTGTGCTTGCCAAAAGATGAAGGAGGAATAGGTTTTAGATCATTATTTGATGTATCTAAAGCTTTATGTGCTAAACTTTGGTGGAAGTTCAGAATAACAAACACTCTATGGGCAAATTACATGTGGATCAAATACTGGAAAAGGCACTATCAACAAACTGTGCATTGAAAGGAGGCTCTCAGGTATGGAAAATGATGATAGAAGCCAGAGATAGTATAAAACAAGAGATATGGTGGAAACCATAGAGTGGACCTGTTAATATCTGGTTTGACGATTGGACAAAGTTAAGAGCCTTATATTACATAGTTCCTGAAGAATTTGTAGTTCCTGAAGAATTTGTGGTAGATGAGAGTGTTCAAGATGTGAAGGAACTCATGTTACATTAAGGATGGGATATGAGCAGATTGCAGTAACTCTTTCCTATGGATATTGTAGATCATATTATAGATGAGTTGAATTTTCATGAACCAACAGAAGAATGGGATAGGCCAAGGTGGATGATGACATCATCAGGCAAATTCACAGTAGGAAGTGCATGGTAGTTGCTAAGGAGGaaatcaaacaaatcaaatgATTTTAAGAGCATGTGGATGCCAGGATTACCTTTTAAgatctctttctttttttctggAGGCTTTGGAAGTTTAAAATACCAGCTGGAGAGGTTATGAGAAGAATTGGGATAGAAACTTAAGCAAGGTGTTATTGTTGTGACTCTAGACAATATAAAATTGTGTATCATTTATTTGTTACAGGAAATATTTCTACAAAAGTGTGTAGATATGTCAAGGCTGTTGTAGGCATTACCATACAGTTTCTACAGGTGAAGCAAATCTTACAGATGTGGTGGGCTACTGATTTTCCTTCAAAGTTCAGAGTAGTATTCAGAGTTATATCAATTATTACTATGTGGCAGATATGGAAGTGAAGGAACACTGTTTTACATGGTGCAAGATGTCTGCCAACAAAGTGATTTATGAGATCAATATGCTTATATATCAGATGTGTAGGTTAAGATTTCCATGGCAGCATAATATTGCATTCCTCAGATACTGCAGCTGTTTGAAGTATATAGGCCAAGACTTGTGAGCAAGATAGTTAAATGGGAATTTCCTTGGCCAGGTTAGTTCAAATGCAATTCTGATGGGGCATCCAGAGGAAATACTAGACCAAGTTCTGTGGCCTTTTGCATTAGAAATGCAGTAGGTGATCTAGAATATGCAACAACTAGAAGAATTTCAGAAGTGTCAAACTTGGTGGCTGAAGTAATAGCTTTACAGGAAGGACTCACATACTGTGTTTCTCACAGTTTGTTACCTATAATTCTGGAAACTGATTCTATGACACTGAAAATGATATTGATAGGCCAGTGGGAAATACCATAGAGAATATCAATGATTATAAATGACATCTCAAGCCTGAGGAGGGATAATGAAATGAGGGTGGAACATGTTCTGAGAGAAGGAAATGGCCTagcagattttttaactaactatgtTTTTTATTTTGTAGGTGTTCAACATTTTGATAGTTTCAATTCACTTCCCATGAAAGCAAGACAAATTTTTAATACCGAGAAGGCACATATGCCATATTTTAGAATCAGGCAAGCCAAGGATCATCACATTCCTGGAGATTAGCAGTAACTTATGATGGATGCAGCGTCAATAATTCTGCATTTCAATAGCCATGAGCAGCAATATGTACTTGAATGAAAACATTTTTGGCAGGGTTACAATGGTGGTATTAGCATGTTTACATGTTCATTCCATTGTGACTCTTCTAAATATAATTTTCATTCAAGTAAACTGGAGAAAATGGCAACCAAATCACAAAGTTAGAGCAAGGAGATAATCACTAAACCTGAAGAACTGCTGGAAGAATTCTACTCCATCCTTGAAGCCTGATTCTTAATTCACTAGACTTTTGAGCCATAGCACCTAGTGAGAGGTTGTAGGTGTTTGAGATGGTGTCAAGTCAAGGCTAGAGGATATGCAGTAGACAAGTTTTTATGCAAACTTTATGTTCAGTTTCCACTTACACCAGCTTTAGGatctgttttttctttctttctttctttctttatttgtttGTACAAAAGATTTTGTCTTAATGAATCACTACCAAACAATTGCTTGGTGGTTTtgctcaaaataaaaaaaatgaaaattgttGGTAGGTTTAGAATTGGTCGATCGGTACATAAAACTAATCGACTTCAGTAAGTCTTTGTaaaattttagattttttttttcttgtaaaaCAATGACCAAATTCGGTTAGATTttaagaaaattgatttttttttttttttggaaataccTGTTGATTTTTTAAATTACACAATTATAAAATACACCATGCAGGTATCGAACCCCCATTTTTGTTGTGGTAAGATACTTTTTTACCACACTATTGATGCTTGTTGGTTTAAGACTTTTGTTTTTATTTATACTCTTCAAGctcacattttcatgaaaataacagACAGAACTCGGTAGGTTTTTCCAAAAAGAAAGTtcgcaaaaaaaataaaaataaaaaaggaagacCAATCTCAATCAGCTACTTGaaatatttttttcaattttaaataaaatCGACCGACATCTGTTGATTTTTGTAAAAATAATTTCGCTTTTTTTTAATGACTGGGCTCAGCCGGTTTCTCATTTTCTCCATTTTTGACACAAAAAAAATGATTGAGCTAAATCGAttttattaaaaagaaaagaaatattagTATCGGACCGATACTTGAAGCTGGGTGAAAATGGGAAGTACATCAGACCTTCGAAATAGAGGACAACACCAAGTATACCCAGAGATATCATCACCAAACACTAATAGAGTGATGTCTTGAGATGATAAAAAGGGAGAGGGGCCCCAAACATctccaaaattaatttctaaaaATGAACTACTTTTGTTAATGTGAAGAGGATGAGAAAACCTTTGTAACTTGCCAAGTTGACAAGCcctacatatattatttaatttaaaactaGCTAGAACTAGAAGTGGATAGCACTTGACTAATAACTCTTTGATGTGGATGACCAAGCCGAATATGCCAACATGATGAGGGAGCTTTTGTGGCGGAATAACCTAAAAAATTGATTAAGGAAGAGTTGTTGATGGGTGTGGTGTAGAGAGCATTGTTACTCTAACATGAAAGAAATTCCTGGAGTCCAGATCCTTGACAAGAAAATAACTAGGATGAAATTTAAAGAAGACATT is drawn from Lycium barbarum isolate Lr01 chromosome 8, ASM1917538v2, whole genome shotgun sequence and contains these coding sequences:
- the LOC132607890 gene encoding uncharacterized protein LOC132607890, which encodes MKDDQLSVSINDKGIGSFPPERKEGNDLTVVQVEKDKGKHLVTQRKQSPLKELHDVISHNINVATEGAQIQGKGTFKENVDEYSIERVLNHVVKEVSISPKSMQKGNKKAKKQVVTDTQPTRRFRRRLGMRFAYHYCNGKIWFFVNDNVDIEGIQDSEQQITVKLFFHEWNRALMITMVYAKFDSLERISLWDSLYSLADQMDMPWLVRGDFNVIMNEDNKIGGLPVFLAEYEDFAVYINSYRMFANSSLQEWFGHTELEHFSRTGSDHDPLLLTCGDTSNHVSKPFRFLKFWTEHDSFLEVVNQGWNTDFEGDEFITFKLKLKSVKTALSGWSKETFGDIFKQLTVREDIVKRIQNHEGAWIDGGTLLADEAVRFYHHQFYQEGAQSDFSLLQHVPSMVTQEFNNQLISMPTLEDVKKAVFELSGESLSGPDGMIGSFYQVCWDIVGADVYHAVKDFFEGQTLPKSITHTNLVLLLKKDNIKTFVDTRPISLNDFINKVISRVVQDKLKVILPSLISPNQSCFVKERCIIENFLLTQEIVTDIRLRGKPANVVLKLNMEKAYDRVSWMFLVRVFRKMGLAEVFIDIVWRLIANTWYSVLLNGQEFVFFHSTRGVKQGDELSPALFILSAEVLSRALNSLFEYNGFRGYGMPKWSAKLNYLAYADDTIIFAYAEISL